The Procambarus clarkii isolate CNS0578487 chromosome 56, FALCON_Pclarkii_2.0, whole genome shotgun sequence genome includes a region encoding these proteins:
- the LOC123770738 gene encoding mucin-2, with the protein MMMMTRLLLMMLVVYSVPTATRASVVSDLDTLKEVQNALKHARSSVDGLVNLVDTFVTTTTEAAPSTTSADTGTTEAAPSTTEADTATTEAAPSTTEADTATTEADPSTTEADTATTEAAPSTTSADTATTPYTSTQFTENTTQPMTSTSLSPPTMAPTTTPPTTTVPTTTTTVPTTTTTVPTTTTTVPTTTTTVPTTTTTTVLITTTTVPTTTTTTTVPTTTTTTVPTTTTTTVPTTTTASTTTTASTTTTASTTTTASTTTTAPTTTTTSEQTLISFPASESTSSLEEGAVRSVERVFPLGYANFRRVLRESTLVDGPRRRGALPPLPVSGVHVAVIQRKAESWTATQNSSLTDDKATPNSTDFSETPITTDENSPTTTDENSPTTTDENLPTTTDENSPTTTDENLPTTTDENSSTTTDENSPTTTENQNETSTRPSESPVSSSVGPVEPWWDRVSQHLARMNVLTVQILGGAEDHDHAINLDKEATAVDNLVAEGWEDPTLVLNVTDDNVFLISAVIDHLSNATEYIDDRVQKAKAEETEVVVTIVCLSVLFVVVLVSVVVSLVAPASAKCGLPKSGINNKSDGKRTSIAEPSNFADASYVQHSQLYADPYRDQTTTV; encoded by the exons ATGATGATGATGACTCGACTGCTCTTGATGATGCTGGTGGTCTACAGTGTGCCAACGGCTACCCGAGCTTCAG TCGTGAGCGATTTGGACACTCTGAAGGAAGTCCAAAACGCCCTGAAGCACGCCAGGTCGTCTGTGGATGGGCTCGTCAATCTGGTTGACACATTCGTCACGACCACCACAGAGGCGGCCCCGTCAACCACCTCGGCCGACACGGGCACCACAGAGGCGGCCCCGTCAACCACAGAGGCCGACACGGCCACCACAGAGGCGGCCCCGTCAACCACAGAGGCCGACACGGCCACCACAGAGGCGGACCCGTCAACCACAGAGGCCGACACGGCCACCACAGAGGCGGCCCCGTCAACCACCTCGGCCGACACGGCCACCACACCTTACACATCAACTCAGTTCACTGAGAATACAACACAACCGATGACCTCGACCTCTCTATCACCGCCAACTATGGCTCCCACAACAACGCCACCAACAACTACGGTTCCCACTACAACAACTACGGTTCCCACTACAACAACTACGGTTCCCACTACAACAACTACGGTTCCCACTACAACAACTACGGttcccactacaacaacaactacggtTCTCATTACAACAACAACGGttcccactacaacaacaacaactacggttcccactacaacaacaactacggttcccactacaacaacaactacggtTCCCACAACAACAACGGCTTCCACAACAACAACGGCTTCCACAACAACAACGGCTTCCACAACAACAACGGCTTCCACAACAACAACGGctcccactacaacaacaacatcggAACAAACACTAATTTCTTTTCCAGCTTCAGAAAGCACTTCCAGCTTGGAGGAAGGCGCTGTTaggagtgtggagcgcgtctttCCGCTGGGATACGCCAACTTCAGGAGAGTTCTTCGCGAAAGTACCCTGGTAGACGGACCTCGGAGGCGGGGTGcgcttccgccccttcctgtgtctGGAGTCCATGTTGCTGTAATCCAACGAAAAGCTGAAAGTTGGACAGCAACCCAAAACAGTTCATTGACGGATGATAAAGCTACACCAAATTCAACAGATTTCTCTGAAACACCAATTACGACAGATGAAAATTCACCAACCACGACAGATGAAAATTCACCAACCACGACAGATGAAAATTTACCAACCACGACAGATGAAAATTCACCAACCACAACAGATGAAAATTTACCAACCACGACAGATGAAAATTCATCAACCACGACAGATGAAAATTCACCAACCACGACAGAAAACCAAAATGAAACTAGCACTCGACCGTCGGAGTCTCCAGTATCGTCATCGGTGGGGCCAGTGGAGCCATGGTGGGATAGAGTAAGCCAGCACCTGGCAAGGATGAATGTCCTGACGGTACAGATCTTGGGTGGAGCAGAGGACCACGATCACGCCATCAACCTGGACAAAGAGGCCACAGCTGTGGACAACCTTGTGGCGGAGGGCTGGGAAGACCCCACTCTTGTGCTCAACGTCACGGACGATAATGTTTTTCTCATTAGCGCCGTGATCGACCATCTCTCCAATGCCACGGAATACATTGACGATCGGGTGCAGAAAGCAAAG GCAGAGGAGACGGAGGTGGTCGTGACCATCGTGTGCCTGTCTGTGCTGttcgtggtggtgctggtgtcggTGGTCGTGTCGCTGGTGGCGCCAGCCTCGGCCAAGTGCGGGTTGCCCAAGTCTGGTATCAACAACAA GAGTGATGGTAAAAGGACGTCGATTGCCGAGCCCTCAAACTTTGCAGACGCATCGTACGTCCAGCATAGCCAGCTCTACGCGGACCCGTACAGAGACCAGACAACCACTGTCTAA
- the LOC123770739 gene encoding deformed epidermal autoregulatory factor 1, whose translation MEGGLAEPGSGGLSGVSVLEAVGLARQQSVPLVKIVTSTARHPLSDVITRHPLNDVITGPLRDVIARPLRDVTLHADDVTLSHDDAKESCTTTSTRHVTPSTTTSSLGESKATTTFHIEPDWREAAREPVLIVRCKKTIAELVKSKFGSGSRGKCIRLGKLWYTPTEFEAHCGRSASKDWKRSIRFQGQSLLTLIEDGFLQVHATSCSCGACLDDDAAAGSVRLHRPYKRKRRDRFFLDTEKALKHSVSEDHGSATPTVTVPVSGLGELTVVPGIVLGSGTPSSAGSLTTTPQATSSIANPANSPSPGTLANLPLDKAWEHMNEVLVGLERSVSGARVLLEELRERTQQETFDLRQKLLEEKDEAVTQAKFEAQLSNMAKSSEGFLVQVREDDGSQSLQPIMLDSLISNVPSLNPAPPINGVRKKCVNCNRESELECSSCHNRAYCSDFCQRRDWANHQNECGRSSPTSEDTLNTVTQAPGYIFMLSD comes from the exons ATGGAGGGAGGGCTGGCGGAGCCCGGGAGCGGCGGGCTGTCGGGTGTGTCGGTGCTGGAGGCCGTCGGCTTGGCTCGGCAGCAGTCGGTCCCTCTCGTCAAGATCGTCACCTCCACCGCCCGACACCCGCTCAGTGACGTCATTACCCGACACCCGCTCAATGACGTCATTACCGGGcccctccgtgacgtcatcgccaGACCACTCCGCGACGTCACGCTTCACGCCGATGATGTCACCTTGTCGCATGATGACGCTAAG GAAAGCTGCACTACAACCTCCACCCGTCATGtgacaccatccaccaccacttcTTCACTTGGAGAAAGCAAAGCAACGACAACCTTTCATATAGAACCTGACTGGCGTGAAGCAGCACGAGAACCAGTTCTCATAGTTAGATGCAAG AAAACCATTGCAGAACTTGTTAAGAGCAAGTTCGGATCTGGGTCTCGTGGGAAGTGTATTCGACTAGGGAAGCTATGGTATACACCAACTGAGTTTGAGGCACACTGTGGAAGATCAGCTAGTAAAGACTGGAAGAGAAGCATTAG GTTCCAGGGTCAAAGTTTACTGACCCTAATAGAAGATGGTTTTCTTCAGGTTCATGCTACGTCATGTTCTTGTGGTGCTTGTCTGGATGATGATGCTGCT GCTGGTTCAGTTCGTTTACATCGTCCATACAAACGGAAAAGAAGAGATAGATTCTTTTTGGATACCGAGAAAGCCCTCAAGCATAGTGTATCAGAAGACCATGGCTCAGCTACACCAACAG TGACTGTACCAGTGTCAGGTCTAGGAGAGTTGACTGTGGTACCTGGTATTGTGCTAGGCAGTGGAACCCCATCATCTGCAGGAAGCTTAACTACTACACCACAGGCTACTTCTTCCATTGCCAATCCTGCAAACAGCCCTTCTCCTGGAACCCTTGCTAACCTACCACTGGATAAAGCCTGGGAACACATGAATGAG GTTCTGGTTGGTTTGGAGCGGAGTGTGTCAGGAGCAAGAGTACTTCTTGAAGAGCTTAGGGAAAGAACACAACAAGAGACCTTTGATTTGCGGCAGAAACTTTTGGAAGAGAAAGATGAAGCTGTGACACAAGCCAAATTTGAAGCTCAGCTATCTAACATGGCCAA ATCATCAGAGGGTTTTCTTGTCCAAGTAAGGGAAGATGATGGCAGTCAGTCCTTGCAGCCAATTATGCTAGATTCTTTGATCTCCAATGTACCCAGCCTCAATCCAGCTCCTCCTATCAACGGTGTCCGtaaaaaa TGTGTCAACTGCAATCGTGAGAGCGAGTTAGAATGTTCAAGCTGTCATAACCGGGCTTACTGTAGTGACTTCTGCCAAAGACGAGACTGGGCCAATCATCAGAACGAGTGCGGCCGATCAAGTCCTACTTCAGAAGATACACTAAACACTGTTACACAGGCTCCTGGCTACATTTTTATGCTCTCggattaa